In a single window of the Dinghuibacter silviterrae genome:
- a CDS encoding alpha-L-fucosidase → MQNRLIHAALAICLALHAARAGAQNTTPEAPVTAATAPAAPASASETPFVPQETPADRDARMSWWREARFGMFIHWGVYSVPAGRYDGKEVPGLGEWIMHDARIPRATYQQYARSFDPIHYDPDAWVRLAKEAGVKYIVITSKHHDGFALFDTKASPWNVVQATPYGKDLLAPLAAACRKYGIRLGFYYSQANDWNNPGGAAAGGHWDSTQNGSMDDYIRNVAVPQVKEILTHYGKVAELWWDVPTGMTPARAAQFLPLLALQPGIIVNNRLGGDVKGDIETPEQYIPATGIPGRDWETCMTMNDTWGYKVDDNHWKSASTLIRNLVDIASKGGNYLLNVGPTSLGDFPGPIVERLQSIGRWMKVNGEAIYGTTASPFEHLDWGRCTQKPGVLYLHVFNWPADGRLLVPGLRSVPGSAYLLDGHKPLRFEHTAEGLIIHLPTAPPDSIASVIVVKGGKMVVVHTPPKPLLSAADGSFTLSAAQARLGSTGQPPQLEGEPGRQNIGYWTDTKAWASWTVSVKKPGRYAVAVDVATPASSPAWTITLSGPIALKIDTVVSGTGSYGTYQNQAMGQLNVAQAGTYVLRISPRETGWEPVNLRSVQLTPVP, encoded by the coding sequence ATGCAAAATCGTTTAATCCATGCGGCTTTGGCGATATGCCTGGCCCTCCACGCGGCTAGAGCCGGGGCTCAGAACACTACACCTGAGGCCCCGGTGACGGCCGCTACCGCGCCCGCCGCTCCCGCCTCCGCTTCGGAGACGCCCTTCGTTCCCCAGGAGACGCCCGCCGACCGCGACGCCCGTATGTCGTGGTGGCGGGAGGCGCGTTTTGGGATGTTCATCCACTGGGGCGTCTACTCCGTCCCCGCCGGCCGCTATGACGGCAAGGAAGTCCCCGGCCTCGGCGAATGGATCATGCACGACGCCCGCATCCCCCGCGCCACCTATCAACAATACGCGCGCTCATTCGATCCTATCCACTATGACCCCGATGCCTGGGTCCGTCTCGCCAAAGAGGCCGGTGTAAAGTATATCGTCATCACCTCCAAACACCACGACGGCTTTGCGCTGTTCGATACAAAGGCCAGTCCCTGGAACGTCGTCCAGGCCACACCCTACGGCAAAGACCTCCTCGCCCCTCTTGCCGCCGCCTGCCGCAAATACGGCATCCGCCTCGGCTTCTACTACTCCCAGGCCAACGACTGGAACAACCCCGGCGGCGCCGCTGCCGGCGGCCACTGGGACTCCACCCAAAACGGCAGCATGGACGACTATATCCGGAACGTCGCCGTCCCCCAGGTCAAGGAAATCCTCACCCACTACGGCAAGGTCGCAGAGCTCTGGTGGGACGTTCCCACCGGGATGACCCCCGCGCGCGCCGCCCAGTTCCTCCCCCTGCTCGCTCTCCAACCCGGGATCATCGTCAACAACCGCCTCGGCGGCGACGTCAAGGGCGACATCGAAACCCCCGAACAATACATCCCCGCCACCGGGATCCCCGGCCGCGATTGGGAAACCTGTATGACCATGAACGATACCTGGGGGTACAAGGTGGACGATAACCACTGGAAAAGCGCTTCGACGCTTATCCGCAACCTCGTCGACATCGCGTCGAAGGGCGGGAACTATTTGCTCAACGTCGGGCCCACTTCCCTCGGCGATTTTCCCGGGCCCATCGTGGAGCGCTTGCAGTCGATCGGGCGGTGGATGAAGGTCAACGGCGAGGCCATTTACGGGACGACTGCGAGTCCTTTTGAGCATCTTGATTGGGGGCGGTGTACGCAGAAGCCGGGGGTGCTTTACCTGCATGTGTTTAATTGGCCTGCGGATGGGCGGTTACTGGTGCCCGGGCTTCGATCCGTCCCCGGTTCTGCATATCTGCTCGACGGGCACAAGCCCCTGCGTTTCGAGCATACCGCCGAAGGGCTGATCATCCACCTGCCCACAGCACCCCCCGACAGCATCGCTTCCGTGATCGTGGTGAAGGGGGGCAAGATGGTCGTCGTCCATACCCCGCCCAAGCCCCTGCTTTCGGCTGCGGATGGGTCCTTTACGCTATCCGCCGCTCAGGCCCGCCTGGGTTCTACGGGGCAACCGCCGCAGTTGGAGGGTGAACCCGGGCGTCAAAATATTGGGTACTGGACAGATACAAAGGCCTGGGCCAGTTGGACGGTCTCCGTTAAAAAGCCCGGCCGGTATGCGGTGGCCGTTGACGTGGCGACACCGGCGTCGTCCCCGGCCTGGACCATTACCCTATCGGGTCCCATCGCTTTAAAGATAGACACGGTGGTCAGTGGGACTGGCAGTTATGGCACTTATCAAAACCAGGCGATGGGGCAATTGAATGTCGCGCAGGCGGGGACTTATGTGTTGCGGATTAGTCCGCGGGAGACGGGGTGGGAGCCGGTGAATCTACGATCGGTTCAGTTGACACCGGTGCCGTAA
- a CDS encoding AraC family transcriptional regulator yields the protein MPAPRLIPLTEPRRLQTLVENRRVFNLEHCELNIYESYEEAYRVPLTFPDFVVTSMIRGKKVMHIFGDPAFDYLPGESVIAPAGETMVIDFPEAREQSPTQCIALTVDAGYVRDTVHFLDDVYQGEGAHWTLRFNRYHFDNEAEITSLINKLIRVCSSGDKAKNIYADLNLKELLIRLLQSQHLFQIQSEAGQQENHSRLHYVLHYIHEHLTERIPVDTLSRKAYLSRNMFFKWFKEQFGLTPLEYVNRERIRLAKQLLAETHGSISDVSFRCGFSDVNYFVRMFRKMEGVTPGAYRRR from the coding sequence ATGCCTGCCCCCCGTCTTATTCCCCTGACAGAGCCCCGCCGGTTGCAAACGTTGGTGGAGAACCGCCGTGTGTTCAACCTGGAGCACTGCGAACTCAACATCTACGAATCATACGAGGAGGCCTACCGTGTTCCCCTTACTTTCCCCGACTTCGTCGTCACGAGTATGATCCGTGGTAAGAAGGTCATGCACATCTTCGGCGATCCCGCCTTTGACTACCTCCCGGGCGAAAGCGTCATCGCCCCCGCCGGCGAGACCATGGTCATCGACTTCCCGGAGGCGCGGGAACAAAGCCCCACCCAGTGTATCGCGCTAACGGTCGACGCCGGCTATGTCCGCGACACCGTCCATTTCTTAGACGATGTTTACCAGGGAGAGGGCGCCCACTGGACCCTCCGGTTCAACCGCTACCACTTCGACAACGAGGCCGAGATCACGTCGCTGATCAACAAATTGATCCGCGTCTGCAGCAGCGGCGACAAGGCCAAAAACATCTACGCCGACCTCAACCTCAAAGAACTCCTCATCCGGCTCCTCCAAAGCCAGCACCTCTTCCAGATCCAAAGCGAGGCCGGCCAACAGGAAAACCACAGCCGTCTCCACTATGTCCTTCACTATATCCACGAGCACCTCACCGAGCGCATCCCCGTGGACACCCTCAGCCGTAAGGCCTATCTCAGCCGCAACATGTTCTTCAAATGGTTTAAGGAACAGTTCGGCCTCACCCCCCTCGAATACGTCAACCGCGAGCGCATCCGGCTGGCCAAACAGCTCCTCGCGGAAACCCACGGCAGCATTTCCGATGTGAGTTTCCGGTGCGGGTTTTCCGATGTCAACTACTTTGTACGGATGTTCAGGAAGATGGAGGGGGTCACGCCCGGGGCCTATCGGCGGCGTTAA
- a CDS encoding DUF998 domain-containing protein gives MATQKPSDEPIIISFMTIRKGVGILGILLPFLLVAGLAFIFDQQDLEPSLSHYYYTRMGAAFVGTLCIVAFFLYCYRGYDMADRVTSRLAAIFALVVAFFPADPAPLYSVMSFSCAYWVHVVHFVSASLMFLVFAYISIFLFTKTDAPEPGRRKRQRNLVYRICGVVMLVALVGILLDATVASIGVPLAAYHPILFLEALALWAFGLSWLVKGQGMLKD, from the coding sequence ATGGCTACCCAGAAACCCAGCGATGAGCCGATCATCATCTCGTTTATGACGATCCGGAAGGGCGTCGGCATATTAGGCATCCTACTCCCCTTCCTGCTGGTGGCAGGGCTTGCTTTTATTTTTGATCAGCAGGACCTGGAGCCCAGCCTCAGCCACTATTACTACACCCGCATGGGTGCCGCCTTCGTGGGCACGCTTTGCATAGTGGCGTTTTTCCTGTACTGTTACAGGGGGTACGACATGGCCGATCGCGTGACGTCCCGGCTGGCGGCGATCTTTGCGCTGGTCGTTGCGTTTTTCCCCGCGGACCCCGCGCCTTTGTATAGTGTGATGAGCTTTTCCTGCGCCTACTGGGTGCACGTCGTGCACTTCGTGTCGGCCTCGCTCATGTTCCTTGTTTTTGCCTACATCTCCATTTTCCTTTTTACAAAAACGGACGCGCCGGAACCGGGCCGACGGAAACGCCAGCGGAACCTGGTTTACCGGATTTGCGGCGTCGTCATGCTGGTGGCATTGGTTGGAATCCTGCTGGATGCGACGGTGGCATCCATCGGGGTGCCCCTTGCGGCCTATCATCCCATCTTGTTCCTGGAAGCACTGGCCCTGTGGGCCTTTGGGCTGTCGTGGCTCGTCAAAGGGCAGGGGATGCTGAAAGACTAG
- a CDS encoding aldehyde dehydrogenase family protein yields MSTTTMAAPASNVANRPRFKERYEHYIGGEWVAPAKGAYFDNISPMDGRVFTQAARGDAQDIDKALDAAHKAFPSWSKTSAAQRSNMLLKIAQRIEDNLEYLATVETIDNGKAIRETRAADLPLTVDHFRYFGGVIRSEEGSISELDETTVSINIHEPIGVVGQIIPWNFPLLMATWKLAPALAAGCCVVIKPAEQTPTSIMCLMELIGDLIPPGVVNVVTGFGPEAGKPLASSSRVAKVAFTGETTTGRLIMQYASENLIPVTMELGGKSPNIFFPSVMDEDDEFLDKAIEGAVMFALNQGEVCTCPSRILVHERVYDRFMERVVRRTRAIKVGNPLADDTMMGAQASEDQYNKILSYMDIGKQEGAQVLCGGGPFHINSGLEHGYYIEPTIFRGNNKMRIFQEEIFGPVTSVTTFKTPEEAIAIANDTLYGLGAGVWTRDAHELYQVPRAIQAGRVWVNCYHAYPAHAPFGGYKKSGFGRETHKMMLNHYRQTKNMLISYSKTKLGFF; encoded by the coding sequence ATGAGTACGACAACGATGGCCGCCCCCGCCTCCAACGTAGCGAACCGTCCCCGTTTCAAGGAACGGTACGAACACTATATCGGTGGAGAATGGGTGGCGCCCGCGAAAGGCGCCTATTTTGACAATATTTCCCCCATGGACGGGCGGGTATTTACCCAGGCCGCCAGGGGCGATGCCCAGGACATTGACAAGGCCCTGGACGCGGCCCACAAGGCTTTCCCTTCCTGGAGCAAAACCAGCGCCGCGCAGCGTAGCAACATGTTGCTCAAGATTGCCCAGCGCATCGAGGACAACCTGGAATACCTCGCCACGGTAGAGACCATCGACAACGGCAAGGCCATCCGGGAAACCCGGGCCGCGGACCTGCCGCTCACCGTCGACCACTTCCGGTATTTCGGGGGTGTCATCCGTAGCGAGGAAGGTTCGATCAGCGAACTGGACGAGACAACGGTGAGCATCAATATCCATGAACCCATCGGCGTGGTCGGCCAGATCATCCCGTGGAACTTTCCCTTGCTGATGGCCACGTGGAAATTGGCGCCGGCCCTGGCGGCGGGTTGTTGCGTCGTCATCAAACCGGCCGAGCAGACCCCTACGAGCATCATGTGCCTGATGGAATTGATCGGGGACCTGATCCCGCCGGGTGTGGTCAATGTCGTTACGGGTTTCGGACCGGAGGCCGGGAAACCCCTGGCCAGCTCTAGCCGGGTGGCCAAGGTGGCCTTTACGGGTGAAACGACAACGGGCCGGCTGATCATGCAATATGCTTCCGAGAACCTCATCCCGGTTACGATGGAATTGGGGGGTAAGAGCCCGAATATATTTTTTCCCTCCGTTATGGACGAAGACGATGAGTTCCTGGACAAAGCGATAGAAGGCGCGGTCATGTTTGCCCTCAACCAGGGCGAGGTGTGTACCTGTCCGAGCCGCATCCTGGTCCACGAGCGCGTATACGACCGGTTTATGGAGCGCGTGGTGCGCCGGACCCGGGCGATCAAGGTAGGGAACCCGCTGGCCGACGATACGATGATGGGCGCCCAGGCCTCGGAAGACCAATACAACAAGATCCTCAGCTATATGGATATAGGCAAGCAGGAAGGGGCCCAGGTGTTGTGCGGGGGCGGCCCCTTCCATATCAACAGCGGTTTGGAGCACGGCTATTATATCGAACCGACCATCTTCAGGGGGAACAACAAGATGCGCATCTTCCAGGAGGAAATCTTCGGACCCGTCACCTCGGTGACCACGTTCAAGACCCCGGAGGAAGCCATCGCGATCGCCAACGACACCCTCTATGGTTTGGGCGCCGGTGTATGGACCCGTGACGCACACGAGCTCTATCAGGTGCCCCGGGCCATACAAGCCGGGCGCGTATGGGTCAACTGCTATCACGCCTATCCCGCCCACGCACCCTTTGGCGGGTACAAAAAGTCGGGCTTTGGCCGGGAAACCCACAAGATGATGCTCAATCACTACCGCCAGACAAAGAACATGCTTATATCGTACAGTAAGACCAAGCTGGGCTTTTTCTAG
- a CDS encoding DUF6089 family protein, which translates to MTSYGKGFLCTLLIACAFQRVNAQFITSRYEIGGSLGALIYQGDLSEGALGYTRTLKPALGLYVARALDEHFSVRLNLDFGTLTGNDASYSSPAYRKERAFSFNTSVAELSAMMVWHPLGNILSGNDARFSPYLFAGLGVSGLNVNRNWSHLNVAYFQSDSSFLHGLARDTTTAMPKAIPVIPVGVGVRYRITDNLGITAEWTYRVDFTDYLDGFKYAADPGKNDYYYGFMIGISYRFGHNKLDCPKMPKSVH; encoded by the coding sequence ATGACTTCTTATGGCAAGGGTTTCCTTTGTACCCTGTTGATCGCGTGCGCGTTTCAACGGGTGAATGCGCAATTTATCACCTCCCGCTATGAAATCGGCGGTAGCCTGGGCGCCCTGATCTACCAGGGCGACCTCTCCGAAGGGGCGCTGGGGTACACCCGGACGCTAAAACCCGCCCTGGGTCTGTATGTAGCGCGGGCGCTTGACGAACATTTTTCCGTCCGGCTCAACCTGGATTTTGGGACGCTGACGGGGAATGACGCCAGCTATTCCAGCCCGGCCTATCGGAAAGAACGCGCCTTTTCCTTTAATACGTCCGTTGCGGAGTTGTCGGCCATGATGGTCTGGCATCCGCTGGGCAACATCCTGTCGGGAAACGACGCCCGTTTTTCCCCATATCTATTTGCTGGCTTAGGCGTTAGCGGCTTGAATGTCAATAGAAACTGGTCCCATCTGAACGTCGCCTATTTTCAGTCAGACTCCTCCTTCCTTCATGGTCTGGCGCGGGACACCACAACGGCGATGCCTAAAGCGATCCCGGTCATTCCTGTGGGCGTTGGCGTCCGTTACCGGATCACCGATAACCTCGGTATCACCGCGGAGTGGACCTACCGCGTGGATTTTACGGACTACCTGGACGGCTTCAAGTACGCCGCCGATCCTGGCAAAAATGATTACTACTACGGGTTTATGATCGGAATCAGCTACCGGTTCGGGCATAACAAGCTGGACTGCCCGAAGATGCCGAAATCGGTTCATTAA
- a CDS encoding T9SS type A sorting domain-containing protein, which produces MKRLCLANLSIAGVVLPIALTAQCTGTCPSGALTTLPSGTSVTIPAGTTYCVSGSVVNKTTSYVINGTLIVQGGPDTIGSVTLSRTGVIDVQTGGHLVVSGTFTGDPTTPAPAITNVNVCNEGVLNITGAFQQQEINMAIASGGVLLVQGSWSTNASDVTIDIGPSALIEICGVVTVSKNGFLTETGTGTSYLFQHTGGTYNGWISTAQNASNIDWTSVAPSAFATHPAARTCNGCGNLTLAPPGADNNCGDAAATYANIILPLQVINFYESMQGDTLLITTDVATGSRWTATALMASPDGRSFAKTAYAAVESVSAGLVHFTYSLPFKQADQYFQWKAWTAGDSIQSWVLPPLLTGASGLRVYPNPASTVLYLRIPQDKAFTTATLTDNTGRLVRQITIPAQGGLISIDLPAGLSQGLYFITFRGDRAQPVALKVFIKQR; this is translated from the coding sequence ATGAAACGATTATGCCTAGCCAACCTGTCCATAGCCGGAGTCGTTCTCCCTATTGCCCTTACGGCTCAATGCACGGGCACTTGTCCATCGGGTGCCCTTACCACCCTTCCCTCCGGTACTTCGGTGACCATTCCGGCAGGGACCACTTACTGTGTCTCGGGTTCAGTCGTGAACAAGACCACCAGCTATGTGATCAACGGCACCCTCATTGTGCAGGGCGGACCGGACACCATCGGGTCGGTCACCCTCAGCCGGACCGGAGTCATTGATGTGCAAACGGGCGGCCATTTGGTCGTCAGCGGCACCTTTACAGGGGACCCCACCACCCCCGCGCCCGCCATCACCAATGTCAATGTCTGTAACGAGGGCGTTCTGAACATTACCGGCGCCTTTCAGCAACAAGAGATCAATATGGCCATCGCCTCCGGTGGCGTGCTCCTCGTCCAGGGTTCCTGGTCGACCAATGCCTCCGACGTCACGATCGACATCGGTCCCTCCGCCCTCATCGAAATCTGCGGCGTCGTGACCGTCAGCAAAAACGGTTTCCTGACAGAAACGGGGACCGGTACTTCCTACCTTTTCCAACATACCGGGGGCACCTATAACGGGTGGATATCCACCGCCCAAAACGCCAGCAACATAGACTGGACGTCCGTCGCTCCTTCCGCCTTCGCCACACACCCCGCCGCGCGGACGTGCAACGGCTGCGGGAACCTCACCCTTGCGCCCCCCGGCGCCGACAACAACTGCGGGGACGCCGCCGCCACCTACGCCAACATCATCCTCCCCCTGCAGGTCATCAATTTTTATGAAAGCATGCAAGGCGACACCCTCCTGATCACTACCGATGTGGCCACGGGGAGTCGATGGACCGCCACAGCCCTGATGGCGTCCCCCGATGGACGGAGTTTTGCAAAAACAGCATACGCCGCCGTGGAAAGCGTCTCCGCCGGTTTGGTGCACTTTACGTACTCTTTACCCTTCAAACAAGCTGACCAGTATTTCCAATGGAAGGCGTGGACAGCGGGGGACAGCATCCAGTCCTGGGTTCTGCCCCCCCTGCTCACGGGGGCAAGCGGGCTGCGCGTATACCCCAACCCGGCTTCCACCGTGTTGTACCTGCGCATCCCCCAGGACAAGGCATTCACGACGGCAACCCTTACCGACAATACAGGAAGGCTTGTCCGGCAGATCACCATCCCCGCACAGGGTGGCCTTATCTCTATCGATCTGCCGGCCGGCCTTTCTCAAGGACTGTATTTCATCACTTTTCGCGGAGACCGTGCGCAACCGGTTGCGCTAAAAGTATTCATCAAACAACGATAG
- a CDS encoding nucleotidyltransferase family protein, whose translation MALSAHDTHLLRKYFAGKPVKRAYLFGSYARNTAVKGTSDIDILLELDYSKPIGMRFFSFQRELEDLLHNKVDVVTSDGISKYVLPYIEKDKILIYVATA comes from the coding sequence ATGGCCCTTTCCGCACATGATACCCACCTTCTTCGGAAATACTTTGCCGGCAAACCGGTAAAAAGGGCCTATTTATTCGGATCCTACGCGCGAAACACTGCTGTAAAGGGAACCAGTGATATTGATATTCTACTGGAACTTGACTATTCCAAACCTATCGGCATGAGATTTTTTAGTTTCCAACGTGAACTTGAAGATCTTTTGCATAATAAGGTAGACGTTGTCACAAGTGATGGAATTTCCAAATATGTTCTTCCATACATTGAAAAAGATAAGATTCTGATCTATGTAGCCACCGCTTAG
- a CDS encoding DUF779 domain-containing protein yields the protein MLAFPDNQRVLATPAALDLIEVLRKEHGPLMFHQSGGCCDGSQPMCFMQGEFKTGGSDVRLGEVDGCPFFMSADQFDYWKHTQLILDVTPGRGSSFSLEIPLGVRFLIRSRVFTEAELEALPPVG from the coding sequence ATGCTAGCCTTTCCAGATAACCAGAGGGTCCTGGCTACACCGGCGGCCCTAGACCTGATCGAGGTTTTGCGCAAGGAGCATGGCCCCCTCATGTTCCATCAAAGCGGTGGCTGTTGCGACGGGTCGCAACCCATGTGTTTTATGCAAGGAGAATTTAAAACGGGGGGCAGCGACGTCCGCCTTGGGGAGGTGGACGGCTGCCCCTTTTTTATGAGCGCCGACCAGTTCGACTATTGGAAGCATACCCAACTTATCCTGGACGTGACGCCCGGGCGGGGCAGCAGCTTCTCCCTGGAGATCCCGCTGGGGGTTCGGTTTTTGATCCGGTCGCGGGTGTTTACGGAGGCGGAGTTGGAAGCATTGCCGCCAGTGGGCTGA
- a CDS encoding DUF1624 domain-containing protein, which yields MNTTMASPLTAAAPPVAKTRIVSIDILRGAVMIIMALDHVRDYFSTATGDPTDLHSTTPLLFFTRWITHFCAPTFVFLSGVSAYIAGRRRTRPELGSFLMTRGAWLVLIEVSLVTLGWTFDPAYHVIIFQVIWAIGWSMIILGLLARLSPALIPFVGVLLVAGHNATDYFPHNGPAWDILLTSPPTFIGYAPHRGFFDLYAILPWTGVMLMGYSIGRWFTPDYPAEQRRKLLLRAGFAVTALFILLRFINGYGDRSPWSVQSSPLYTVLSFVNTTKYPPSLLYLCMTLGPVLILLALTEKAKGAFVSVIQVYGRVPFFYYVIHLYLIHFCCAVLFFVSGYGFKDAFDPHSPGPFLFRRSDLGFGLGGVYLVWLFVVFVLYFPSKWYDRYKRVHNKWWFSYI from the coding sequence ATGAACACAACCATGGCTTCACCCCTGACCGCAGCCGCGCCCCCCGTCGCCAAGACGCGGATCGTGTCCATCGACATCCTTCGCGGCGCCGTCATGATCATTATGGCGCTGGACCACGTCCGGGACTATTTCAGCACCGCCACCGGAGACCCCACGGACCTCCACAGCACGACGCCCCTGTTGTTCTTTACGCGCTGGATCACGCACTTTTGCGCGCCCACCTTTGTGTTCCTGTCGGGCGTATCGGCCTATATCGCGGGCCGGCGCAGGACCCGGCCGGAGTTGGGTTCGTTCCTGATGACACGCGGTGCATGGTTGGTGCTCATAGAAGTCAGCCTGGTGACCCTTGGCTGGACCTTCGACCCCGCTTATCATGTCATTATTTTCCAGGTGATCTGGGCTATCGGTTGGAGTATGATCATCCTTGGGCTGCTCGCACGGCTGTCCCCGGCCCTTATTCCTTTTGTGGGCGTGCTTCTGGTAGCGGGTCATAACGCGACCGACTATTTTCCCCATAACGGCCCCGCCTGGGATATCCTGCTCACGTCACCGCCCACCTTTATCGGCTACGCACCCCACAGGGGCTTTTTTGACCTGTATGCCATCCTGCCCTGGACGGGGGTGATGCTGATGGGTTATTCGATCGGGCGGTGGTTTACCCCGGATTATCCTGCGGAGCAACGGCGCAAGCTGTTGTTACGCGCGGGTTTTGCGGTCACCGCGCTGTTCATCCTCCTGAGGTTTATCAACGGGTATGGGGACCGCAGTCCCTGGTCGGTACAATCTTCCCCCCTGTACACGGTTTTGTCCTTCGTGAACACGACCAAGTACCCCCCTTCCCTACTCTACCTTTGTATGACCCTTGGGCCTGTGCTGATCCTGCTGGCCCTGACGGAAAAGGCCAAGGGCGCTTTTGTTTCCGTGATCCAGGTATACGGCAGGGTTCCCTTTTTCTATTATGTGATCCACCTCTACCTGATCCATTTTTGTTGTGCGGTGCTTTTCTTTGTCTCCGGGTATGGTTTTAAGGATGCATTCGATCCCCACTCCCCCGGCCCCTTCCTTTTCCGCCGAAGCGATCTGGGTTTTGGCCTCGGCGGAGTGTACCTCGTCTGGCTTTTTGTAGTCTTTGTGCTATATTTTCCTAGTAAGTGGTACGATCGCTACAAGCGCGTACATAATAAATGGTGGTTTAGTTATATTTGA